The sequence AGCATCTAATACTACGCTGCCTGCCAAGCCGCCCCTTATCGCTTCATACACTTTTAGCGGATCTGCACCAGCTTTGGTAGCCAGAACAAAGGCTTCCGATACTATAGCGATGGTGTTGTTTACGATAATTTGATTCGCAAGCTTGGTAACATTTCCACTTCCGCTTGCTCCCACCAGTAATGCGGACTTGCCCATAATATTATAGTATGGCATCAGCTCGTTAAAATCGTGTACATCACCGCCAGCCATAAACGCTAATGTTGCGCCAATGGCCCCTGGTTCTCCTCCGCTAACAGGTGCATCGACAAATCCCACACCGATTTCTTTTAGTTTGGCATATATTTCTTTCGATTCAGTTGGAGTAATAGAACTTAGATCGCAAACAATGGTTCCAGTTTTTAGATTATCAAACAAGCCCTCAAATATTACTTGCTTTACTATAGCACCATTTGGTAAAATCAAGAAAATTCTCTCGCATTCAACTGCAATTTGTTTTAATGTAGCACCAATTCCACCTGCTGCAACTACCTCATTTACAGCAGCCTGATTAATGTCATATACATACGTTTCGCAATTGCCTTTAATAAGGTTTAGAGCCATAGGTTTGCCCATAATTCCTAATCCAATAAATCCAACTTTATTCATAACAAATCTCTCCTTTTTTAGATACTATAGAATAATGCCATATAAAATTGTGGCCGCGACAGTGATCCCAGCTCCGATCACAAAATCATACGGTAAAAGTTTTAGCCTGTCAGCAACAGACATATTCACTGCTCCGGCTGAAGCATGGAAAAACGAACCTTGAGGTAATGTGTCTAATACGATTGTTCCAGCATGTAGCATTACCGCACCATATAGAGGCGCAATAACCGTTGAAATAGTGGCACCAAATGTCGACGATGCAATTGCCGCGCCTGCAGACGAAGATGCCGTCACTGCGCCCATCAATGTACCAGATATCGGAGCTAATAAAAATTCAGGCAGGTTCATCAAGTCTAGTAAATATACCAAATCATATTGTAACG is a genomic window of Candidatus Epulonipiscium viviparus containing:
- a CDS encoding NAD(P)-binding domain-containing protein, producing MNKVGFIGLGIMGKPMALNLIKGNCETYVYDINQAAVNEVVAAGGIGATLKQIAVECERIFLILPNGAIVKQVIFEGLFDNLKTGTIVCDLSSITPTESKEIYAKLKEIGVGFVDAPVSGGEPGAIGATLAFMAGGDVHDFNELMPYYNIMGKSALLVGASGSGNVTKLANQIIVNNTIAIVSEAFVLATKAGADPLKVYEAIRGGLAGSVVLDAKIPMIVERNFKPGGKISINHKDIKNVLDTAHQIDVPVPYTAQLFEILQALKVDGHMGDDHGGIVQYFEKLAQVEVKKVN